The nucleotide sequence ACTTTTCAACTCAAGCTTAACGGGCAGGTCATCGAGATTCAAGTAAAAGACCGGTTTGACCTGTTGCTTGACAAGCTAGGCATGAGTGCTGCTACCGTTGGCAAGGTGAATGAAATGAAAGCACCGATGCCAGGCCTGATTGTAGCCATCCGGGTGGAACCAGGCCAAACAGTACAGAAAGGCGACCCACTGCTCGTGTTGGAGGCTATGAAGATGGAAAACATTCTGAAAGCTCCTGGTGATGGCACTGTAGCAGCTATTAAAGTAGGCTTGCGTGACAACGTTACAAAAGGACAAGTCCTAGTTCAGTTTAGCTGAAGACGCTTAGGCGTGTACCCTCATTCGTAAAGCTTTATTACCCCTGATTTTTCACTAAACCTCCCTTGTTTTGAAATACAAAAGAATCCTGCTAAAGCTGAGCGGCGAGGCTCTGATGGGCCAGCAGCAATACGGTATTGATGCTGTACGGCTTATGCAATACGCCGAGGAAATTAAATCAGCGGCCGCAACAGGTACGCAGGTAGCTGTCGTGATTGGGGGTGGTAATATTTTTCGGGGCGTACAAGCAGCTGCGCTAGGATTGGATCGAGTGCAAGGCGACTACATGGGCATGCTGGCTACGGTCATCAACTCCATGGCGCTGCAAAGCGCCTTGGAAAAGCTGGAGGTAAGCACTCGTCTGCTGTCGGGGCTGACCATTCAGCGGGTGTGTGAGCCGTATATCAGACGGCGTGCTGTCCGTCATTTGGAGAAGGGCCGCGTCGTGATTTTCGGTGCTGGCATTGGCTCACCATACTTCACTACCGACTCGGCCGCCTCTTTGCGCGCTATCGAAATTGAAGCCGACGTTGTGCTGAAAGGCACTCGCGTGGATGGTATCTACACTGCCGATCCTGAGAAGGATCCTTCTGCTGTTCGTTACCCCGAAATTACTTTCGAGGAAGTAATGGAGAAGAACCTGAACGTGATGGATATGACCGCTTTCACGCTGTGCAAGGAAAACAACCTGCCCATTATTGTCTTCGATATGAACCGAGAGGGCAATCTTCAGAAGTTGATTGATGGAGAAACCGTAGGTACACTCGTAACCATGAGCGGAGGTAATCTGTCGGCTGCAGTTGACCCTAAGCATAGCAGCCTCCAACCCAGTTTGGATACTCCTACTGAGCAAGCATAATTTGGTTGATTGCTGATTGTTGCCATTGCAATGGCTGATCGGCGATTGGCTACTGACAATTGGTAACCAACTAATCAATTTCCCCAAATGGACGAAGAAATTCAGTTTTACCTGAGCGAAGCCGAAGAGTCAATGGGCAAGTCGCTGCAACACACGGGCCTAGAGCTTAGCCGTATCCGGGCAGGCAAGGCGTCGCCGGCCATGCTCGATTCGCTGCGTGTAGACTACTATGGTACCCCAACTCCTATTGCACAGATTGCCAACATATCAACCCCTGATGCTCGCTCTCTGTTGATCAAGCCCTGGGAGAAGAACATGATATCAGAGGTAGCCAAAGCCATCAAGAACAGTGACCTTGGCTTGAACCCAGCTTCAGATGCAGAAGGCGTACGGCTGAACATTCCGCCCATGACGGAGGAACGTCGGCGCGACTTGGTGAAGCAAGTGAAGAATGAAACGGAGAGCGGCAAAGTACGCATTCGGGGCATTCGCAAGGATGTAAATGAGTCTTTGCGCAAACTGCTGAAGGATGGTGCGGCCGAGGATGCTATCAAAGATGCCGAGGCTAAAGTTCAGAAAGCAACCGACAGCTATATCAGCAAGATCGATGACTTGATGAGCAAGAAGGAATCAGAAATTATGACTATCTGATTTGTTCTGCCTCTCAAACAGCAAGGCCCACCAAGTGAACTTGGTGGGCCTTGCTGTTTGATATGAGACTTGCTACTTCTGCCAATATCCTTGAGCCACAATCTGATTCTCTACAGCTTCAGGCACGAGGTAACGAATGGACTTACCAGCTTGGATGCTGTTCCGCACAAACGTGGCAGATATATCGAGCAAAGGCGCTTGCACTAGCTGCACGCGTGAATTATGCGTGTCAGGTGAGGTAACAGACCCAGGTCGTGGGTACACATAAATATCGAACTCTTGCTGAATACGAGCTGAGTCTTTCCAGCCGGCTAAGCCAACTAAATTGTCGCCTCCCATTAAGAGCACAAAGTCCAGTTCCGGATGCTGCCGCTTAAGTACATCAAGGGTTGTAATGGTGAAGTTGGGCTTAGGCAACTGAAACTCCAAGTCAATGGCCCGGAGCAAGTGGTTGCCCGCAATAGCTGCTGCTACCAGCGACAACCGATCTTGTTCTGGCAAAAGCTCCTGATTGACCTTGTAAGGACTTTGAGGCGACACGACTAGCCACACCTCAGTTAAATCGGTGTGCGTGGCCATATACTGGGCCAAGATCAGGTGGCCTGTATGAATCGGGTTAAAGGAACCAAACAATAACCCAACCCGCGTCCGAGCAGCAGTTAAGCTCACAGAACAGCAGAATCAGTTGCAATAAAATCCAGCACCAATTTCTCGGCGGCGGCTATTGCCTCGTTGAGGTCATCGTTGACTACCGTGACATCAAATCTGTCCTCGAAGGTCAGTTCGAAGTTGGCTTTGTAAAGACGAGCTGAAATGCTAGCAGCCGAGTCTGTAGCACGGTGCCGTAGCCTACCCTCTAAGATCTCCAAAGAAGGTGGCTTCACGAAGATAGCCAGTGCCTGGTCCTTGTAGAACTCTTTGATGCTTAGCCCACCTTTTACGTCAACGTCGAGCACAGCATGTTTGCCGCTTTCCCAGATGCGCTCAATTTCAGACTTGAGAGTGCCATAAAAGGCACCCTCGTATACTTCCTCCCATTCTACAAAAGCATCTTCCCGGATTTTCTCCTGGAACTCCTGTACGGAAATGAAGTAATAGTCCTTGCCATTGGCCTCGGCACGTCCCCGACGGTCGCGAGTACAAGCAGAGATGGAAAAGCTTAGCTCTGGAATTCGCTCCAGTAGCCGATGAACTATAGTGGTCTTACCGGCCCCCGAGGGGGCAGAAAATGCGATGATTTTGCCCTGCATCGGGCAAAATTATACCATTTCCGTTTGTAAGCGCGACAAAATAGTTTGCGACAACGAATTAGGAGCGCCCTTATGGCCTACATACGTAGTAAGGAAGCCGATAAAAGCTTGTTGTTTAGTGATGTCCTCAAAGCATGGAGAACAGTCATCGACGTGGCTGACGATATATTCTTCGTCTTCCACAGTAGGCTCATGACCTACTACTAGCTGGTCGAGTATCATATTCACACGTTCACAGTCGGCAGCCTCTGATGAAATGGGCTGCGTGGTAGATTTGGTTTGAGCGGTAGATGTGTTTTCCATGATTGGTTCCTTGTATTTAGTTGGTTGAATCGTCCTCTTCGTCGTCAGTTTCTGATCCTTCAGCGTTTCCACTGTAGCCCATCGACTGCGCATATTTCTCCAACTTGTCCTTCAAAAAATTGCGGGCCCGGTGGAGGCGTGAGCGAACTGTTCCGATAGGGATGTCCAGCACTTTTGCCATCTCCTCGTAAGTGAACCCTTCTAGGTCGCAGAGGATAATGACGGTGCGAAAATCCACGGGCAGTGAGTTTAGTGCGCTAGCCACTTCGTCGCCGATGAGGTCACGCACGGCTTGCTGCCGCATATCAGACGAGGTACCACCCACGTCACTGTCGGACTCGACGTCTTCCGAATTGTAGTAGCCCTCAATTTCGCTGTAGTCGACTTTGGCGGGTTGCTTACTCTTCTTTCGAAAGTCGTTGATGAACGAGTTTTTCAGGATGCGAAACAGCCATGCTTTGGCGTTGGTTCCCTGTTCGAAGTACTCGAAGAACCGATAGGCCTTCAAATAGGTCTCCTGGACGAGGTCATTGGCGTCGTCCTCGTCGAGTGTGAGACGGAAGGCAAAATTGTACAGAGAGTCGATTACAGGCATGAGTTCCGCCTGGAATCGTCGGTCCTTTTCTTCCTTACTTAACTTCGGAACCCGGTCGGGAGAGTCGCTCATAGAGGCTCAGCAGATAGCGGCGGAGGTTTGAAAACCGCCTTTTAACAAATGTACAGATTATACTATCCCGTTCAAGCAGGCAGTCCAACTGCGCCCCGAGCATCGCGTTCTGCACTTACTACTAAAAAACCGTAGATAAATACAAACATATTGAAGCCGATTTGCAATTGTAGCAGCGAATCAACCAGATTCGCTACACTCATGATGATCAGGAAATGTATGACGTACGGATTTCTACGTAGCACAGGTTGCAAAAAAGGCCCAAACAGGACGATTAACCAAAGTAGCAGCCCAACTACTCCTCCTCCAACAAGATATTCTAGGTACTGGTTGTGTGTCATAGCCCAGTTTTTGGGTTCCATCCCAAAGTCGCGGTAGCTATACTGCGAAAGCATAGCCGCATCTACGTCAGCCATGCCAACGCCTAGAATGGGATGCTCCTGCGCTATCAGTACGGCCGTCTCCCAAGCAGCCAAGCGTTTGGAGGCCGAAAAATCGTTGATATCCTGATTGGTTTGGTAATGGTCGATGTCATAGAAGGTGGTGTCTACTCGCTCCTTCACTGACTCCAGATAGGTATACGCCACGAACGGCAAGCCAACCATAGTGGCCAGCATAACTAGGCCTAACAGAAAGCGCTTTTTCATCACTATCAGGATGAGTGCGTCGCACAAAAACATAACATACATTACCAGCAGACCCGTCCGGTAGGCTAGCACATGCATTACGGCAGCAAGTAGTACTGCACAGACGAGTAACACCCAGCGAACAACTGGCGTCGCAACAGTATGGGAACGCAGCAAGAGCGCAAAGAAAAAAGCCAGCGCAAGCAGAATGCTGAAATGAATGTGAAATATGCCCGTGATGGCGGGCACGTTGTGTCCGATATTAATTAGGCGATTGGCCTCACTAGGGTCGAGCAGATAGCGCCAGAGGGTGCCAATCCCTAGTAGTGTAGCAGTAACCACATAAAACAAGCCGATGCCAAAACGCTGGCGCGAACTTAAAGGAACCGCGACAGCAAATACCAAAGGCACTACTACCAGGGGCAGCTTCCGATATATTTCGTGGCGCCATATATCCAGCTCTACTGTGTAGAGGACACTAGCAGCCAAAAAAACATAAAGTAGTCCTAGGCTTACAACGGTTTTCAACCGCAACCATTGGCTTAGGCTCTCACGCAAGCGTGGCTGTGTGCCAGCAGCCAGCAACCCTACTATTGGGCTAAGGGCAACAAAGGCTCTAGAAGCAAACAGCCCCACAACTGCTGCCACACACGCCAGCAGCAACAGGTATTGAGATAAACGCCCCTCCTGGTAGAGCTGACGCAGAGGAGAGGATACAAGTACTTCGGTCATAAAAGATAACAGGAGCCATAACTTAGCTTGGCAAGTTAGGCATTGGTTGCCACGCAATGATGTGCTGGAATGCAGCTACGGGAGTCAAGGCTTTAATACAGGTACACGCAGCAGGCTGCGCCCGGCAGTCTTGGCAGTCGGGCCGGTTGAACACGTGGTAGGCGGCTCGTGGTCCTAGAGGCGCCCAACGACCAGGGTGCATAGGACGGATCGGAGGATAAAATCCTAAGGTATAACGCCCCAAAGCAGCTGCCAAGTGTAGTGGGCCTGTGCTTCCGGCAGCTATGCCATCCGCTTCATTTAAGAAAGCCAGCAGTTGAGGTAGCGTTAGATGCCCCGTTAAATCGGCAGCTAGGAACGGGCGGTGCTCGATGAGCCACTCCCGAAGTTCTTCCCCTTCGGCGGCAGTTCCCGTCACAAACACACGGTGCCCAGCCGCATGCAACAACCGGGCTAATGTTCCGAAGTGTGCTAGCCCCCACTCACGGGCGCTGCCTCGGCTGCGCGGATGCACCACTACATTGAGCTGCGTTGCCGTCCGCTGGCTGAGCAACTGCTGCCACTCTGCTGCCAACGGCTCGGTGGCTTGCAGTCGAACAAGTGTAGCTACTTCAGGCAATGCCATCGGGGTAGCAGCTGCATGGAGTGGAGCAAGTAACTGCAGATTGAGCTGTGCCTCGTGCAGCAGAGAGTTTCGGCGGCTTAGCGCAACCAAGCGGTTGCAGGTGAACCAGTGAAATAGCCGGTTGCGCGTACCTATACGAACCGAAATTCCCGCTTTAAGGGCCAGGCGAGCGAGTAATTTATTGGGGAATACGTGCAGAATAACTTCGGCCTGTTGTGCTCGAAGTACTTTTAGTTGCTCGGTTTCGGGGAGGCCAGCCAGATGATCGAAATTCAGAAACCCATCTACCCACGGGCATGCCTCCGCTACCGCCTGAGTGTAAGTTCGGCCTATTACTATCACTCGGCACCCCGGAAATAGCTGCTTGAGTTGCCCACATACTGGTAGCGTGAGCACCACATCACCAATAGCATCGGTACGGCTGACGAGGAAAGTGCGCATCAAGGAAAGACAAATGAAAGGCAAACCAGACAACAAGTAAGGCAGCAATTGTGGGCATTACTACTACACATGCTACTTCACGCTGTAGTATCCTTACTTCTGAGCTTGAGCTTGGCAAATTTCAGGAAAACACCCCAAGCAGAAATAACAGCAATACTCAACCCAGCAAACCCATCGAGGAAACCCAGCCGAAAGAAGTAGCCATACATGAACTTCCACCACGGCTTAAGTAGCAGATGAAACAGCGTGACCTTCCACCGGCCACGTAGCCATAGCTCATCGGCGGCAATGCTGGTGAAGCGGTTAAGCTGGCTAACGTGCTCCTCCACGGAATTGTAGGAGTAATGCAGCAAATCCCCTTTCAACTCCCCAGCTACATCCCCCGTCTCCAACTCGAAATGCTCGTGCAATAAGAGGCCTTGCCACTGTCCTAGTCGTCGGTTGTAGAGCCGTAGCTTCCGGTCGGGGTACCAGCCGCCGTGGCGGACCCAGAAACCGCAGTAATTGGTGAGCCGCGCCAGCGTGTAGCCTGCTTGTTGCCAGTCCTGCTTCACCGCCAGTATGCTCTGGCGCAGTTCTTCGGTTAGTACCTCGTCAGCATCGAGTTGCAGCACATAATCATACCGAGCCTGAGAAGTAGCAAAGTTCTTCTGCTGCACGTAGCCTTCGAAAGCATGCTGAATGACGCGCGCTCCTTGCTGCTGAGCTAATTCTACGGTGCGGTCAGTGGAGAAAGAATCCACCACCAACACTTCGTCTGCTATGCCTTGAAGAGCCCCTAGGCACCGGACAATATTTTGCTCTTCATTGAAGGTAATGACGACGACGGACAGAGAAACAGGCAGCATGTGATGCAAATATCCAAGATTTCGGCGGTCCGAGTTACTTCTTGAACCGATGTGGCACCAAACACCACGCCGTATGGATTGGCGCCACCCACATATACAGTTCGGCTAACGCGGATTAGGTACCGGCCACACAGCCAGTCGTCAGTTGCTCGTTGAGCATTAAGCAACCTGCTTATCACTTCAAGGAATATTAAGGTAACTAGCCAGCCTCAACCGTTAGCTTTCGTATATCCAGCTTTATCACCTCAACTTTAACGTATGCCTACTCTGAAAGACAAAATCATTCTTGTGACAGGAGCCACATCCGGCATTGGAGAGGTGACAGCCCGCGAGCTAGCCAAACAAGGAGCACACGTGGTATTACTAGCCCGCAACGCCGAAAAAGCGGAAGCAACCCGGCGTAATATAGTAGCCGCCGCGGGCCACGACTTAGTTGGCGTTCTGCTCTGTGACCTGTCAGACTTAAACCAAGTGCGCAAAGCGGCCGAGACATTCAAACGCATCTACCCACGCCTGGATGTGTTGGTAAACAACGCAGGCCTGCTCTTCGGCACTCCCCGCACAGTGTCAGTTGACGGCTATGAAATGGGAGTAGCTACCAATCATCTTGGCCCTTTCCTGCTTACCAGCTTGCTGTTCGATGAGCTTCGGAAGAGTGAAGATGGCCGCATTATCAACGTAGCCTCAGAAGCCTATCGGTTTGCTAAACCCAACATAGCTGATTTCCAATCGGAGCGCCACTACAACCCACTACGGGTGTATGGCAACACCAAACTCTACAATATCATGTTCACGCAGGAGCTGGCGCGGCAACTACGGGACCGTGGCATCACCAACGTCTCCGTCAATGCTGTACATCCTGGCGCGGTGGCCAGCAATTTCGGCACTAGTTCTAGCGTCTTGCTATCTACTATCACCAAGCTATTCCGGCCCTTCATGCTGTCGGTGGAAGAAGGAGCGGCAACCAGCATCTTTCTGGCCTCCGAACCTACTTGCGCCGAAGTTAGCGGGGGGTATTTCGAGAAGAAGCAAGCCAAACCCGTGAAACACCCATTTAACACTCTCGATAATGCGCAGGCGCTGTGGCACGAAACAGAGCGTCTGGTACAGCGAAACTTCTTTCAGGACTAAGAAAAACTCATCTACTCTATCTCCTCACTACTACTGTGATACTTGCCTGGTCCTTACTCAATTTATCATTACTGCTTCTGGTTCTATATGCCTACTGGAAGGTAGGCCACTTTCTGAGCAAACATGTAGGGAAAGGAGTAGCGCTACTTTTTGTGCTTGGCTTTTTTCCTTCAAGACCAATTCTTCAACCCCTGCCGACACAGATGGAAATATGCTAGCTGTTAAGCCGCAATCCAGTAAACCAACCAACCGATCATCCACTATTCGCACTCCTTTAGGGCGTAGCATCGATATTTCATTTATCATCAACTACCAACTCGACAGCACTAAAGCGACACCAACAGGCTTCTATGCTACTGCTTCAGGGTTTACCCTTGGCCATCGGTGGACACCAGTAGCAGGATACGTAAATCAGGAAGGCGACTCGTTGCAATACCATGCAACTATGAAACATGAGTGGCAGCTACTGAATTTTTACGCGAAAACAGAATTCGAAACTTATTCTGGAAGCGTAAGTAGCAAGCAATAATCACCTTAAAAGCAAAACCCCGCCTGGCACGATGCCAGGCGGGGTTTTGCTTTCTAAAAACGCGTATCGCTTAGTAGCGGTACAGGTCGGATTTGAACGGGCCTTCTACCGAAACTTTGATGTAGTCAGCTTGCTTAGGCGTCAACTCGTCCAACTCAACACCGATTTTGGCGAGGTGCAGGCGAGCTACTTTTTCGTCGAGGTGCTTCGGCAAGGTATACACTTGCTTCTCGTACTTGTCGGCATTCTGCCACAACTCCAACTGGGCCAACGTCTGGTTGGTGAAGGAGTTCGACATTACAAACGAGGGGTGGCCAGTGGCGCAACCAAGGTTCACCAAACGGCCTTCAGCCAGGATGATTACCTCTTTGCCTTCGATGTTGTAGAGGTCAACTTGTGGCTTCACCGTGTCTTTGGTGTGACCATAGTTCTTGTTCAACCACGCCATGTCAATTTCATCGTCGAAGTGACCGATGTTGCAGACAATGGCCTTGTCTTTCAGGCTGCGGAAGTGCTCCTCAGTGAGGATGTCACAGTTGCCAGTAGCCGTCACCACGATGTCCGCTTCTTTCACAGCGTTGGTCAGCTTCTTTACGGCGTAGCCGTCCATGGCAGCTTGCAAGGCGCAGATTGGGTCGATTTCCGTTACAATAACGCGGGCTCCAGCACCAGCCAAGCTAGCAGCGGTACCTTTTCCAACGTCACCGTAGCCGGCCACTACCGCTACTTTGCCAGCCATCATCACGTCGGTAGCCCGACGGATAGCGTCTACTGCCGACTCTTTGCAGCCGTACTTGTTGTCGAATTTCGATTTAGTAACCGAGTCGTTCACGTTGAAGGCAGGGAACTGCAGCGTGCCGTTCTTCACCCGCTCGAACAAGCGCAGTACACCAGTAGTCGTCTCTTCCGAAACGCCTTTGATACCAGCGGCTAGCTCGGGGTACTGGTTCAGCACCATGTTGGTCAGGTCACCACCGTCGTCGAGGATCATGTTCAGGGGCTCGCGCTTCTCGCCGAAGAACAGCGTCTGCTCGATGCACCAGTTGAATTCCTCTTCGTTCATGCCCTTCCAAGCATACACCGGGATACCAGCAGCCGCAATAGCGGAAGCAGCATGGTCCTGGGTGGAGAAGATGTTGCACGACGACCAGGTTACATCAGCACCCAAGGCAATCAGGGTTTCGATGAGAACCGCCGTTTGGATGGTCATGTGCAAGCAGCCAGCGATACGAGCGCCTTTCAGCGGCTTCGATGCACCGAACTCTTCACGTAGCGCCATCAGGCCAGGCATCTCAGCTTCGGCCAAACGGATTTCCTTACGGCCCCACTCTGCGAGGCTCATGTCTTTTACTTTGTACGGAACGTAAGCCGTGGTCTTGGTCTCAACCATGATATAGAAGGTTTTTTGCGAGTCAACTGCAAAGATAGCTAAAATGTTATTTGGGCTTTAACACAAAAAAGCCTGCCCAGTGAGAGGCAGGCTTTTAGCTATGAGCTATTTATGCTTTAGTTGTTCTGAATAATAACTGCTTGTGCTCGCTGAGCGGTAGGAACGGCTGCACCAGCAATACCACGCACAACGACGGTGTAAATTTTACCTGCTTCGAAAGTTTTGGTACCAGTTCCGGAGCCAGAGCCGTCACCCACTACTAATACTTGCGTGCGTGGTGTACCATTGGCCGTGATAGTTAGGTTGAGAGCCACTCCAGCATTTAGCGCCACAAAGCTGGAAGCTGCACCAAAGGCAACATCAGGCGTAACATCTGTACCAGCAGCGCCGGGAAGAGGTGAAGGCAAAGTCAGCCGGACAGGCGAAGGAGCATCAACACCTAGATGTACTACCCGAACTTTGGCTTGACCAGCTGCAGGTGCAGTCAGATCATCTTGAATGGGAAGCAGCCCTGCGCTCCCAACACCATTGGTTGGCGAATACGCAAACACTGTGTAACTCTGGTTTCCATCAATAGTAAGCGCCTGCTCAGTGACTACCTGACTACCGTTGTTGATACGAAACTTAGGAGAACCGGCGTTGACATTTAAGTAATTAGAACTTTGCCCGTAGTTGAGCTGGCCCACTTGTTGGTCGTTTACAAATGCTGTGACCTGTACGTTGGCCGAGGCAGCAGCGTGCGAAATCAGCACTCTTCCTTGCGCGGGGGTAGCTGGGTTATCATCATCGCCACAGCTTGCGAAAGACAATGCAGCAGGAAGGGCGGCGAGTAGGAGAGAACGGCGAAATAAAGTGGAAAAGGTTTTCATCAGTGGGCACTATGGTGAGAGGAAATACGGTATTGCGCTCAGAACGTAAGTGTGGTTCCTTTTGTTGAGCTGCCATTAGAATCTTTTTGTTGCTGAGAGTCTTAGCTTCTTGCCTGAGACTTTATTAAATTTGTACTATGCATTACCTCACCTCGCTCCCCTACCGCGCACACCATCGCTCACTTGTCCTATTTAGTATGGCCACAATGCTGTTCAGCTCCCCGCTGTACGCACAGCAAAGTCCGCCTACGATTCAACTAAGCCCCGAAGATCAGAACCGGGGACTAAATGGACCTCAGAAGAACTTTTATTTCGCCACCAAGACCAACCCTACCGACGACGATTACCAGAACGCTGGCTATTTCGGACAGCGGTTGCGCCCTTACTTAGCGGGCAACACAGAGGCTCTCGATAATTTGAACAGCTACCGTCGTCAGAAGTGGCTGTTTTTGGCGGAACGGGCTGTATTCATAAGCTCAGTGGCTACCTACGGTGCTCAAGTACTGCACGGCGACGGACCTCAGCAGTACTTCAACAACGTTCAAAAAGTAACGATAGGTGTAGCAGCCGCTAGCTTGCTGTCCAACGTATTTATCACGCGCCACACCAACGAGCACTTCGAGCGGGCCGTGAATGCACACAACGCAGGCTTCCCAGCAGCTCATCGTACGGGCGGCATGTTGCGTCGTCTTGCACCAAGCGGTGTTGGCATGGGAGCGGCTCCTACCGGGCAGCCGTTGCTGGCCTTGCGTTGGCAGCTTCGCTAGCACTTGTGGCATAAACGGGCTAGCGTTGTTTGTTGTAATAAACGAAGTTCAGCACGAATTTGTAGGAGAAGGCACTCTTCCCCGCATTGAAAACGTTTACTTCACAGCACATGCTACCACAAGCGCCTTACCTTTGGGCTTGATTGGGGCCGTGGATGAGCACGATGGCCAACCACGCTTTTTTTTGTCCGTAGGAGTAATACATGGAATTTCCGTTGCCCGAGGCGGCTCGTCGTTACGTTGCCAAGCATCTGTACGACGACCCCGCTCAACTGGCCCTGCAAGCCCGCCGTTACCCTAGTCTACCCGTTCCGGAGTTGGTACGCCAGATTCAGGCGCGCCAGAAGGCCCGTCTGAAAGTACCCGCCTGGGCCGACAACCCTGACTTGATTTTTCCACCGACTTTGTCGGTAGAACAAGCTTCTTCGGCCCGTACTGGTACTTTCAAAGCATCGTTGGTTACGGGGCAGCGCCTCGTTGACCTCACAGGTGGCTTCGGGGTGGACGTTTCGTGCTTTGCAGAGCAGATACCAGAAGTGCATTATGTGGAGCGCAACGCGGCCTTGGCCGATGTAGTACGCTTCAACCTGACGCACCTGGGCATCACCAATGTGCAGTTTCACACGGCTGATGCCGTGAACTTCCTGCGCAACACGCCTGATACCTTCGACTGGATCTACCTCGATCCTGCCCGACGTGACACGGCGGCTAAGAAGATATTCCGGCTGCAAGACTGTGAGCCTGATGTGTTGCGCCTCATGCCGCTGCTGTTGCACAAAGGGCGGCGCGTCTTGCTGAAAACTTCGCCTATGCTTGATATAGATCAGGCGGTGTTGGAGTTACGTCAGGTGCGCCGCTTGTGGGTAGTAGCCGTCGATAATGAATGCAAGGAGGTGTTGTACGAACTGGGCCCTGAAGCGGCCGTCGACCCAGAGCGCTACACTGTGAACCTGCTTCGTACGGGTGAGCAGCAGGAGTTTCGCCTGAACAGGGCCCGCGAAGCCCGGGCTATTTCCCGCTATGCTGAGCCGCAGGACTATCTGTATGAGCCCAACGTTGCAGTGCTGAAGGCAGGCGGGTTCCGTAGCATCGGCACGGCGTTCGAGCTACTGAAGCTGCACCAGCATAGCCACCTCTACACTTCCGATACGTTACGGCCTGAGTTTCCAGGCCGTATCTTCCGTATCCGGGCAGTGGAGCGCTATGATGCAGTGGCTATCAAAGTGCATCTCGGCCCCGAGGCTCGCGCCCACGTCACGACGCGTAACTTTCCCGACACCGTAGCCGATTTCCGCCACCGCACTGGTATTCGCGAAGGCGGCGACACGTATCTGTTTGCCACCACCAACTTGGAAGGCAAACTGATGATACTGGTCTGCGAAAAACTGTAGCAAGCGCGGTTGCTGTGGGGCTGCGTAACAAACGCGGCTCAGACAGCAACCGCACTGCTTTTAGCGAGCGGGGCTGGTCCATTTGCTACCCTTAATGCGGAAACGCCACGGCAGCGCGGCATCGTCGCCGGCATAATCTATTCCTACACGGGGGCTGGCTAGTATCAGGTCTTCGGCTACCGGTTCCTGCTGATCTTCCAGCCAAATGGTTGTTCCGGTAAGGTCGGTGCCGTAGTGCTGGGTACTGATGCCAAGTGCTTGAGTGAGCAAGCCAGGACCACCTGTAAGGTTGCGCTTGACCTCTGTTACTCCGCGGCGGAGCAGCATTTCTGGGATGCCCACAGTGGGTTCGATTCCTCGAATCAAGACAGCATCGGCTTTGCCCGCTTCGTTGGTGATAATGTTGAACAAGGCGTAGCGCCCGTACACG is from Hymenobacter tibetensis and encodes:
- a CDS encoding DNA-3-methyladenine glycosylase, encoding MKIALDFYRRPDPVQVAHDLLGKYVYTNINGVLTGGRIVETEAYAHINDQACHSHLGRYTARTQIMYEPGGVAYVYLVYGRYALFNIITNEAGKADAVLIRGIEPTVGIPEMLLRRGVTEVKRNLTGGPGLLTQALGISTQHYGTDLTGTTIWLEDQQEPVAEDLILASPRVGIDYAGDDAALPWRFRIKGSKWTSPAR